One segment of Chionomys nivalis chromosome 3, mChiNiv1.1, whole genome shotgun sequence DNA contains the following:
- the Kiaa1671 gene encoding uncharacterized protein KIAA1671 homolog isoform X3 produces MDYYYCPSLLKLLRYLWNQLKQCFSRRAPETKDTDTLVHEADSQYGTWADQHQNGGSFGPESPSSPDSSAASAGKQPPSSHLSSYTESTSVEQHDSSRDRRSSSVDRSSSELESTDGPEGPLPSDACPAEREDDFSFIHQTSVLDSSALKTRVQLSKRSRRRAPISHSLRRSQFSESESRSPWSPLEEESHSAWMFKDSTEEKSPRRDESDEEPPKVERTPVSHSQRMPMFPGIDPAVLKAQLPKRPEVDSPGESLSWAPQPKTSRLPFQPGVLGSRVLPSSTEKDERSEESSPQWLKDLKSKKRQSLYDNQA; encoded by the exons AACCAGCTGAAGCAGTGCTTCTCCAGGAGAGCACCGGAAACCAAGGATACTGACACCCTTGTTCACGAAGCCGACAGCCAGTATGGAACCTGGGCAGATCAGCACCAGAATGGAGGCAG TTTTGGCCCCGAGTCCCCGTCGTCCCCGGACAGCAGTGCTGCATCTGCAGGGAAGCAGCCACCAAGCAGCCACTTGTCCTCATACACGGAGTCCACATCAGTGGAGCAGCATGACAGCTCCAGGGACCGGCGCAGCTCCAGCGTGGACCGTTCCAGTTCTGAGCTGGAGTCCACAGATGGCCCAGAGGGGCCACTCCCATCAGACGCTTGCCCAGCAGAAAGAGAAGACGATTTTTCCTTCATCCAT CAAACTTCAGTCCTCGACTCAAGTGCGCTGAAGACCCGGGTGCAGCTGAGTAAGCGAAGCCGTCGCCGGGCTCCCATCTCCCACTCCCTCCGGCGCAGTCAGTTCAGCGAGTCAGAGAGCCGGTCTCCTTGGtctcctctggaagaggagtcacaCAGCGCGTGGATGTTCAAGGACTCAACAG AAGAGAAGTCGCCCAGGAGGGATGAGTCGGATGAGGAGCCGCCCAAGGTGGAGAGGACCCCTGTCAGCCATTCCCAGAGGATGCCCATGTTCCCAGGCATAGACCCAGCTGTGCTGAAG gctcAGCTGCCCAAGAGACCAGAAGTGGACAGTCCTGGCGAGTCCCTCAGCTGGGCGCCCCAACCCAAGACCTCTAGGTTGCCCTTCCAGCCTGGGGTGCTGGGCAGTCGGGTGTTGCCTTCCAGCACGGAGAAAGATGAGAG GTCAGAGGAGTCCTCGCCCCAGTGGTTAAAGGATCTTAAATCCAAGAAGAGGCAGAGCCTGTATGACAATCAAGCTTGA